One Streptomyces sp. R28 DNA window includes the following coding sequences:
- a CDS encoding DUF4037 domain-containing protein, translating into MNSPAPEPDFIPGLELSRRFYTDAVRPLLEEAAPGVPHSAARIGSGSEVLGYDTPRSADHEWGPRLQVFLHRHDVPRHAARIRHMLAEHLPKTFLGHPTNFAPTGESRDIRVMRRTDGPVHHRVEVTGTPIWFTDTLGFDPAQGITPADWLATPTQLLAEVTAGAVFHDGLHTLTPLRRALRWYPHDVWLYVLACQWQRIAQEEAFVGRAGEVGDELGSAVTAARLVRDLMRLCLLMDRRYPPYGKWLGSAFARTRVGPRLTPDLTATLAATDWHTRERHLTHAYEIVAHLHNELALTDRVAPTTRPYHSRPFRVLRADRFTEALTARITDPVLRDLPLVGAVDQFLDSTDVLTRPELTRAAGQSMRRPGSERV; encoded by the coding sequence ATGAACTCCCCCGCACCTGAGCCCGACTTCATCCCCGGCCTGGAACTCTCCCGCCGCTTCTACACCGACGCCGTACGCCCGTTGCTGGAGGAGGCCGCCCCAGGAGTCCCCCACTCCGCCGCCCGCATAGGCAGCGGCTCCGAGGTCCTCGGCTACGACACCCCGCGCTCCGCCGACCACGAGTGGGGCCCGCGCCTGCAGGTCTTCCTCCACCGCCACGACGTGCCCCGCCACGCCGCCCGCATCAGACACATGCTCGCCGAGCACCTCCCGAAGACGTTCCTCGGCCACCCGACGAACTTCGCCCCGACCGGCGAGAGCCGCGACATCCGCGTCATGCGCCGCACCGACGGCCCCGTCCACCACCGCGTCGAAGTCACCGGCACCCCCATCTGGTTCACCGACACCCTCGGCTTCGACCCGGCGCAGGGCATCACCCCGGCCGACTGGCTGGCCACCCCCACCCAGCTGCTCGCCGAGGTCACCGCGGGCGCCGTCTTCCACGACGGCCTGCACACCCTCACCCCGTTACGCCGAGCGCTGCGCTGGTACCCCCACGACGTCTGGCTGTACGTCCTGGCCTGCCAGTGGCAGCGCATCGCGCAGGAGGAGGCCTTCGTGGGCCGCGCGGGCGAGGTCGGCGACGAACTGGGCTCCGCCGTCACCGCCGCCCGCCTGGTCCGCGACCTGATGCGGCTCTGCCTCCTGATGGACCGCCGCTACCCGCCGTACGGCAAGTGGCTCGGCAGCGCCTTCGCCCGCACCCGCGTCGGCCCTCGCCTGACCCCCGACCTCACGGCCACCCTCGCCGCCACCGACTGGCACACCCGCGAACGGCACCTCACCCACGCGTACGAGATCGTCGCGCACCTGCACAACGAGCTCGCCCTGACCGACCGCGTCGCCCCCACCACGCGCCCGTACCACTCCCGCCCCTTCCGGGTGCTGCGCGCCGACCGCTTCACCGAGGCCCTCACCGCCCGCATCACCGACCCGGTCCTGCGCGACCTGCCGCTCGTCGGCGCGGTGGACCAGTTCCTCGACAGCACCGACGTCCTGACCCGCCCCGAACTCACCAGGGCCGCCGGCCAGAGCATGCGAAGGCCCGGGTCAGAACGGGTCTGA
- a CDS encoding wax ester/triacylglycerol synthase domain-containing protein, which translates to MRLTAIEEGHLRNGMPGTIGIAAVFPQGPFDLAQVRSRVRDRWGGLARMSLVLQPPAGPAALSGHRWSAARPFDPAAHITATDQELESLLTDGVSHRLPVERPLWRLLVTRQAIVLFAHHALLDGRSLETLFRLLMDDAVAPGPLGQGAAHPLAAGQQRPAVPPATVCRELRRIGVPGQPLPSAPPGEPWPSVAVVELDPQIMRTARCRPAGGRGSTLNELLLSTYAGALRACHGPLRSWPKGPTPFYATVPVDLRTRHNAHHLGNGVTALRMALPVDLASPVARLQACQEEVAAFDGRCDAHRAILPALQAAARTVPWLAGVMAKRLARPELTTSLCTAFKWRDNPSHLHGRPLSRIVPLPQLSPPGTANLCLVHTADAYTLTVVSNLRGGDAGAIGEAVERELKAVAASDPF; encoded by the coding sequence ATGAGGCTGACGGCCATCGAGGAAGGGCACCTCCGCAACGGAATGCCGGGGACGATCGGCATCGCGGCGGTGTTTCCCCAAGGGCCGTTCGACCTGGCACAGGTGCGGTCCCGGGTACGTGACCGGTGGGGCGGGCTGGCTCGGATGAGCCTGGTCCTCCAGCCCCCCGCCGGGCCGGCGGCGCTGTCGGGCCACCGGTGGTCGGCGGCCCGGCCGTTCGATCCCGCCGCCCACATCACCGCCACGGACCAGGAGCTGGAATCCCTGCTCACCGACGGTGTCAGTCACCGGCTGCCGGTCGAACGGCCCCTGTGGCGGCTGCTGGTCACGCGGCAGGCCATCGTGCTGTTCGCCCATCACGCGCTGCTGGACGGCAGGTCCCTGGAGACTCTGTTCCGGCTGCTGATGGATGACGCGGTGGCGCCGGGGCCGCTCGGACAGGGGGCGGCACACCCGCTCGCGGCGGGGCAGCAGCGCCCTGCCGTCCCTCCCGCCACGGTGTGCAGGGAACTGCGTCGTATCGGGGTCCCGGGCCAGCCCCTCCCGTCGGCTCCCCCTGGTGAACCGTGGCCGTCGGTGGCCGTGGTCGAGCTCGACCCGCAGATCATGCGCACGGCCCGCTGCCGGCCGGCGGGCGGGCGCGGATCGACACTCAACGAGCTTCTGCTGAGCACGTACGCCGGTGCCCTGCGCGCCTGCCACGGGCCCCTGCGGTCCTGGCCGAAGGGACCCACCCCCTTCTACGCCACGGTGCCGGTGGACCTGCGGACCCGCCACAACGCCCATCACCTCGGCAACGGCGTCACCGCGCTGCGCATGGCGCTGCCCGTCGACCTCGCCTCCCCGGTGGCGCGCCTGCAGGCGTGCCAGGAGGAGGTCGCGGCGTTCGACGGACGCTGCGACGCCCATCGCGCGATCCTCCCGGCGCTGCAGGCCGCCGCACGTACCGTGCCGTGGCTGGCCGGGGTGATGGCCAAGAGGCTGGCACGCCCGGAACTCACCACGAGCCTGTGCACCGCTTTCAAGTGGCGGGACAACCCCAGCCACTTGCACGGCCGTCCCCTGTCGCGCATCGTCCCCCTGCCGCAGCTCTCCCCGCCGGGCACGGCGAACCTCTGCCTCGTGCACACCGCCGACGCCTACACCCTCACCGTCGTCAGCAACCTGCGCGGGGGTGACGCCGGGGCGATCGGCGAGGCCGTGGAGCGGGAGCTGAAAGCGGTCGCGGCGTCAGACCCGTTCTGA
- a CDS encoding beta-ketoacyl synthase, with translation MTRRPAVAVTGLGVRCAAGASPAALWESLAECRSATSLHVFDDEGTVVYPACAMSDFDPAGYLTPKEVRRADRSVQMAVCAAADAVEDAGGLHVAAGRRAVVTGTGYGGVISQENGIGHPDVLYAPRLMHNAGAYWISARLGITGPSLTVSTACASGTHAVGEAMQMIRAGCADVVVAGGHDSPLTPTTALAFGRAGAMVTECEDPAAASRPFDVGRRGFVLAEGAAFLVLERLDLARARGARIYATLTGYGRTSDAHHLTAPHPDGAGARACMEQALADAGTTADAVTHVNAHGTGTELNDLAEAQAITALFGPRAVPVTAPKAVTGHGLGLAGALEAVITAWSVHEGLAPPTAHLTRLDPRCELDVVTAEPRKIPDGPVISNSFAFGGHNACVVFDSPHA, from the coding sequence ATGACCCGCCGACCCGCTGTCGCCGTCACTGGCCTGGGAGTGCGGTGCGCCGCCGGGGCGAGTCCGGCAGCGCTGTGGGAGAGCCTGGCGGAGTGCCGTTCGGCGACGTCGCTGCATGTCTTCGACGACGAGGGCACCGTCGTGTACCCGGCGTGTGCGATGTCCGACTTCGATCCGGCCGGCTATCTGACGCCCAAGGAGGTACGGCGGGCCGACCGTTCGGTGCAGATGGCCGTGTGCGCGGCCGCGGACGCCGTCGAGGACGCCGGCGGACTCCATGTCGCGGCCGGCCGGCGGGCGGTGGTCACCGGCACCGGGTACGGCGGGGTGATCAGTCAGGAGAACGGCATCGGGCATCCCGACGTGCTGTACGCGCCTCGGCTGATGCACAACGCGGGGGCGTACTGGATCAGCGCCCGGCTCGGTATCACCGGCCCGAGTCTGACGGTCTCCACCGCCTGTGCCTCCGGCACGCATGCGGTGGGTGAGGCGATGCAGATGATCCGGGCCGGGTGTGCGGACGTGGTGGTGGCAGGAGGCCATGACAGCCCGCTGACCCCGACGACCGCGCTGGCCTTCGGGCGGGCCGGGGCGATGGTCACCGAGTGCGAGGATCCCGCTGCCGCGTCACGGCCGTTCGATGTCGGGCGGCGGGGATTCGTCCTCGCCGAGGGGGCGGCGTTCCTGGTGCTGGAACGGCTGGACCTCGCCCGCGCGCGGGGCGCCCGGATCTACGCCACGCTGACCGGGTACGGCCGTACCTCCGACGCCCACCACCTCACGGCACCGCATCCCGACGGCGCCGGTGCGCGGGCGTGCATGGAGCAGGCGCTCGCCGACGCCGGTACGACGGCCGACGCCGTGACCCATGTCAACGCGCACGGCACCGGCACCGAGCTGAACGACCTCGCGGAAGCGCAGGCGATCACTGCTCTGTTCGGCCCGCGCGCGGTGCCGGTCACCGCCCCCAAGGCTGTGACCGGGCACGGGTTGGGGCTCGCGGGAGCGCTGGAGGCCGTGATCACGGCGTGGTCCGTGCATGAAGGGCTCGCGCCGCCGACGGCTCATCTCACGCGGCTGGACCCGCGATGCGAACTGGATGTGGTCACCGCCGAGCCACGCAAGATCCCGGACGGGCCGGTGATCAGCAACAGCTTCGCCTTCGGGGGCCACAACGCCTGTGTCGTCTTCGATTCGCCCCACGCCTGA
- a CDS encoding acyl carrier protein, with protein MDVEHGDVWEALRPLCARVMSVPPEAVVPQARLVADLGADSLDITELEVASEELFGVSLKGTDKAGVSTVGDVADLIVRLRTHAGHSPLAR; from the coding sequence ATGGATGTGGAACACGGCGACGTATGGGAAGCACTGCGCCCGCTGTGCGCGCGAGTGATGTCGGTCCCGCCGGAGGCGGTCGTGCCGCAGGCCCGGCTGGTGGCCGACCTGGGAGCCGACAGCCTGGACATCACCGAACTGGAAGTGGCGTCGGAGGAGTTGTTCGGCGTGTCCCTGAAGGGGACCGACAAGGCCGGAGTGTCCACCGTGGGTGATGTGGCCGACCTCATCGTGAGGCTGCGCACCCATGCCGGCCACAGCCCCCTCGCCCGATGA
- a CDS encoding WS/DGAT domain-containing protein, with protein sequence MRLSCADEMLLLNGCPGVIGLATVFAGEQPDVDRVRARVAERWTGLERMNCVLDRSPGDGGTARPGRVRWAVPGPFDPAVHVTVARNKLDDLWAESVDRPLVGRVPPWRLFVVPDAAHGGDFALALVAQHVLLDGRSLATLMRLLMDSPVETRESGRSVPLARTGLRAAGRELRVMAAGGQALPMRPAEQTYPSVAVSELSAHTVRSARRQPADGRGATLNELLVGAVAGALRAQYGPVRRWRQRDEPVYTAVPCDLRTRANPRELGNTLTVVRVPLPVDVDGPVARLRACQAAMATVPDRAAVHATVLFPAAEAVRRTGPWVTGLLADRGRHSCFAATATTAMKWPGGSSTFQDRRLVRTVGLPPLQHPGTVSFALAQAGDAFTLTVVCNLRPNDARRLADAVVTEFETWARTATPSV encoded by the coding sequence ATGAGACTGTCCTGTGCCGACGAGATGTTGCTGCTCAACGGGTGTCCGGGAGTCATCGGACTGGCGACGGTCTTCGCCGGTGAGCAGCCCGATGTGGATCGGGTGCGGGCGCGCGTCGCCGAGCGGTGGACGGGTCTGGAGCGGATGAACTGTGTGCTCGACCGTTCACCTGGCGACGGCGGGACGGCGCGGCCGGGGCGGGTTCGGTGGGCCGTACCGGGGCCGTTCGATCCGGCTGTACATGTCACCGTGGCACGCAACAAGTTGGACGACCTGTGGGCGGAGAGCGTGGACCGGCCGCTCGTCGGCCGGGTGCCGCCCTGGCGGCTCTTCGTGGTCCCGGACGCGGCGCACGGCGGCGACTTCGCGCTGGCGCTCGTGGCCCAGCATGTGCTGCTGGACGGGCGCTCCCTGGCGACGTTGATGCGCCTGTTGATGGACAGCCCTGTGGAGACGAGGGAGTCGGGCCGGTCGGTGCCGCTCGCGCGTACCGGGCTGCGGGCGGCGGGCAGGGAGCTCAGGGTGATGGCGGCCGGGGGACAGGCCCTTCCGATGCGGCCGGCGGAGCAGACGTACCCCTCGGTCGCGGTGAGCGAACTGTCCGCGCACACCGTCCGGTCCGCGCGCCGGCAGCCGGCCGACGGCCGGGGTGCGACGTTGAACGAGCTGCTCGTGGGTGCGGTGGCCGGGGCGCTGCGGGCCCAGTACGGTCCGGTACGGCGGTGGCGGCAGCGGGATGAACCCGTGTACACGGCCGTACCGTGTGATCTGCGCACCCGGGCGAATCCGAGAGAGCTCGGGAACACGCTCACGGTCGTTCGGGTTCCGTTGCCCGTCGACGTGGACGGTCCCGTGGCGCGGCTGCGGGCGTGTCAGGCCGCGATGGCCACCGTCCCCGACCGGGCCGCGGTACACGCCACCGTGCTGTTCCCCGCGGCGGAGGCGGTGCGCCGGACGGGCCCGTGGGTGACCGGGCTGCTGGCCGACCGCGGCCGGCACTCCTGCTTCGCGGCGACCGCGACCACGGCCATGAAGTGGCCCGGCGGATCGAGCACCTTCCAGGACCGTCGGCTCGTGCGCACGGTCGGGCTGCCGCCCTTGCAGCACCCGGGCACGGTCAGCTTCGCCCTGGCACAGGCGGGGGACGCGTTCACGCTCACCGTGGTGTGCAACCTGCGCCCGAACGACGCGAGACGGCTCGCCGACGCGGTCGTCACGGAGTTCGAGACATGGGCCCGGACGGCGACGCCGTCGGTGTGA
- a CDS encoding ABC transporter ATP-binding protein → MATVSFDKATRIYPGTEKPAVDGLDIHIEDGEFLVLVGPSGCGKSTSLRMLAGLEDVNGGAIRIGDRDVTHLPPKDRDIAMVFQNYALYPHMTVADNMGFALKIAGVPKAEIKQKVEDAAKILDLTDYLGRKPKALSGGQRQRVAMGRAIVREPQVFLMDEPLSNLDAKLRVSTRTQIASLQRRLGITTVYVTHDQVEAMTMGDRVAVLKDGLLQQIDTPRNMYDRPANLFVAGFIGSPAMNLVEVPITDGGVKFGNSVVPVDRDALAAATDKTVTVGVRPEHFDVAGAESEQGLAVTVNVVEELGADAYVYGTAKVGEDSKDLVVRVSGRDVPEKGSTLHIVPRSGETHVFSTSTGARLSD, encoded by the coding sequence ATGGCCACTGTCTCGTTCGACAAGGCGACCCGGATCTACCCGGGCACCGAGAAGCCCGCCGTAGACGGGCTCGACATCCACATCGAAGACGGGGAGTTCCTCGTCCTGGTCGGCCCGTCCGGCTGTGGCAAGTCCACCTCGCTCCGCATGCTGGCAGGGCTCGAGGACGTCAACGGCGGCGCCATCCGCATCGGTGACCGCGACGTCACGCACCTGCCGCCGAAGGACCGGGACATCGCCATGGTGTTCCAGAACTACGCGCTGTACCCGCACATGACCGTCGCCGACAACATGGGCTTCGCGCTCAAGATCGCCGGCGTGCCGAAGGCCGAGATCAAGCAGAAGGTCGAGGACGCGGCGAAGATCCTCGACCTCACCGACTACCTCGGCCGCAAGCCGAAGGCCCTCTCCGGTGGTCAGCGCCAGCGTGTCGCCATGGGTCGCGCCATCGTGCGTGAGCCGCAGGTCTTCCTCATGGACGAGCCGCTGTCCAACCTGGACGCCAAGCTCCGCGTGTCGACCCGTACGCAGATCGCGTCGCTGCAGCGCCGTCTCGGCATCACCACCGTCTACGTCACCCACGACCAGGTCGAGGCCATGACGATGGGCGACCGCGTGGCGGTCCTCAAGGACGGTCTGCTCCAGCAGATCGACACCCCGCGCAACATGTACGACCGCCCGGCCAACCTCTTCGTCGCCGGCTTCATCGGCTCCCCGGCCATGAACCTGGTCGAGGTCCCGATCACCGACGGCGGCGTGAAGTTCGGCAACTCCGTCGTCCCGGTCGACCGTGACGCGCTCGCCGCCGCCACCGACAAGACCGTGACCGTCGGTGTCCGTCCCGAGCACTTCGACGTGGCCGGCGCCGAGTCGGAGCAGGGCCTCGCGGTCACCGTGAACGTGGTCGAGGAACTGGGCGCCGACGCGTACGTCTACGGCACCGCCAAGGTCGGCGAGGACTCCAAGGACCTCGTCGTCCGCGTCAGCGGCCGTGACGTCCCGGAGAAGGGCAGCACGCTGCACATCGTCCCGCGCTCCGGCGAGACCCACGTGTTCTCGACCTCCACGGGTGCGCGCCTCTCCGACTGA
- a CDS encoding NDP-sugar synthase, with protein sequence MTDPNAASRPVQAVILAGGQGSRLRPYTDDRPKPMVEIPGTGTPIIGHQLAWLAEEGVTDVVVSCGHLAEVLQDWLKSADLPVRVTTVVETEPLGRGGGLKYAARHLPHPDRSWYATNGDIWTRFSLRDMADFHTERDAVATLALARPRIPWGAVKTDGFGHITDFIEAPPSTFEINAGVYVFSPEFASLLPERGDHERTTFPHLARERRLAGFPLPQGAYWRAIDTAKDLTEAAKELAALGR encoded by the coding sequence ATGACTGATCCGAACGCCGCGTCCCGCCCCGTTCAAGCCGTCATCCTGGCCGGTGGTCAGGGTTCTCGGCTGCGTCCTTACACCGACGACCGGCCCAAGCCGATGGTCGAGATCCCCGGTACGGGGACGCCGATCATCGGCCACCAGCTCGCCTGGCTCGCCGAAGAGGGCGTGACGGACGTGGTGGTCAGCTGTGGGCACCTCGCCGAGGTGCTGCAGGACTGGCTGAAGTCGGCCGATCTTCCGGTCCGTGTCACGACCGTCGTCGAGACGGAGCCGCTCGGACGAGGTGGCGGCCTGAAGTACGCGGCCCGGCATCTTCCGCACCCGGACAGGTCCTGGTACGCCACCAACGGCGACATCTGGACCCGCTTCTCGCTGCGCGACATGGCGGACTTCCACACCGAGCGCGACGCGGTCGCGACGCTGGCCCTCGCTCGGCCGCGTATCCCGTGGGGTGCCGTGAAGACGGACGGCTTCGGCCACATCACGGACTTCATCGAGGCCCCGCCGTCGACGTTCGAGATCAACGCGGGCGTCTACGTCTTCTCCCCCGAGTTCGCCTCCCTCCTCCCCGAACGCGGCGACCACGAACGCACCACGTTCCCCCACCTGGCCCGGGAACGCCGTCTGGCCGGCTTCCCGCTCCCCCAGGGGGCGTACTGGCGAGCCATCGACACGGCGAAGGACCTGACGGAGGCGGCGAAGGAACTGGCGGCCCTGGGGCGCTGA
- a CDS encoding DoxX family membrane protein: MDTRTPRTPTGDRSSGYDDAPALSMVKVPSDPAQIIVNHASFRVLLGASTRRAQSPRIARHLSATEDTTRIPAANAVGRAGAATGARRRVAVWNGTSAPDDTGAHRLLQAVRDGSVRHGDEPLTGAGGTQVIPRVEFGDYDRGYEGGYDDELTQTVETPTVGAQRTHESVEARLLSNMRTVESAYDEELPYDDEEFEEPEVADGSGASLKRPGGDDPARHAYYPGRRMNLGVVLLPLRVFLGFISIYAGMGKLCDPVYFDGGKRGSMVTWLNTLHPWDVAEPLRQFALAHPIGSGLVIAFFQVIVGVLTVLGCWQRVAAVVGALLSAALLVTVSWKSVPAYDAPDIIYLAAWSPLIIAGAPVYSIDGRLAGMAWRRLGPRSDIWELRSYVLRRGALVTAIVTGLTLLLGSVLGGAVRDADRVVVPGPGEAPRNELPGSPLPQEPGNRHKRMPSASNSPTQGATSGSASPSAGAATTPGATSDTGTAGAGTPSQTQGTGQAPPQQSTPTDEAPSTSTGPTSGGPSSSGGSTGGSSPDEPGLVGGLLG; the protein is encoded by the coding sequence GTGGACACCAGAACACCCCGCACACCCACGGGGGACCGTTCGTCGGGATACGACGACGCTCCCGCGCTGAGCATGGTGAAGGTGCCGAGCGATCCGGCGCAGATCATCGTCAATCACGCGAGTTTCCGCGTGTTGTTGGGCGCGTCGACGCGGCGCGCCCAGTCCCCACGGATCGCACGGCACCTGAGCGCCACCGAGGACACCACCCGTATCCCCGCCGCCAACGCGGTCGGCAGAGCGGGAGCAGCCACCGGCGCCCGCCGCCGGGTCGCCGTCTGGAACGGAACATCCGCGCCCGACGACACCGGCGCCCACCGCCTGCTCCAGGCCGTGCGGGACGGCAGCGTCCGCCACGGCGACGAGCCGCTCACCGGCGCCGGGGGCACCCAGGTCATCCCGCGCGTCGAGTTCGGCGACTATGACCGGGGCTACGAGGGCGGCTACGACGACGAGTTGACGCAGACCGTCGAGACACCGACCGTCGGCGCGCAGCGCACGCACGAGTCCGTCGAGGCCCGGCTCCTGTCGAACATGCGCACGGTCGAGAGCGCGTACGACGAGGAACTCCCCTACGACGACGAGGAGTTCGAGGAACCCGAGGTGGCGGACGGGAGCGGCGCGTCGCTCAAGCGGCCCGGCGGCGACGACCCCGCGCGGCACGCCTACTACCCGGGCCGCCGCATGAACCTCGGCGTCGTCCTCCTCCCCCTCCGGGTCTTCCTCGGCTTCATCTCCATCTACGCCGGCATGGGCAAGCTGTGCGACCCCGTCTACTTCGACGGCGGCAAGCGCGGCTCGATGGTGACGTGGCTCAACACCCTGCACCCGTGGGACGTCGCCGAACCCCTGCGCCAGTTCGCACTCGCGCACCCGATCGGCTCCGGCCTGGTCATCGCCTTCTTCCAGGTCATCGTGGGTGTCCTCACGGTCCTGGGGTGCTGGCAGCGGGTCGCCGCGGTCGTCGGCGCGCTGCTGTCCGCCGCGCTGCTGGTCACCGTCAGCTGGAAGAGCGTCCCTGCCTACGACGCCCCCGACATCATCTACCTCGCCGCGTGGTCCCCGTTGATCATCGCCGGCGCCCCCGTCTACTCCATCGACGGCCGACTCGCCGGCATGGCCTGGCGGCGCCTCGGCCCCCGCTCCGACATCTGGGAGCTCCGCAGCTACGTCCTGCGCCGCGGCGCCCTCGTCACCGCGATCGTCACCGGCCTCACCCTCCTCCTCGGCTCCGTCCTCGGCGGTGCGGTCCGCGACGCCGACCGCGTCGTCGTCCCCGGCCCCGGCGAGGCCCCTCGCAACGAGCTGCCCGGCTCGCCTCTCCCGCAGGAGCCCGGCAATCGGCACAAGAGGATGCCGTCGGCCTCCAACTCGCCCACCCAGGGCGCCACGTCGGGCTCGGCGAGTCCGAGCGCGGGCGCCGCGACCACGCCGGGTGCCACCAGCGACACGGGCACCGCGGGCGCCGGTACGCCCAGCCAGACGCAGGGCACGGGCCAGGCCCCGCCTCAGCAGTCCACCCCGACCGACGAGGCCCCCAGCACCAGCACCGGTCCCACCTCCGGAGGCCCCTCCTCCAGCGGCGGCTCGACGGGCGGCTCCTCACCCGACGAACCGGGCCTGGTAGGCGGCCTGTTGGGATAG
- the rlmB gene encoding 23S rRNA (guanosine(2251)-2'-O)-methyltransferase RlmB, giving the protein MAANNRRMSGKKGAQVGSGGQRRKGLEGKGPTPPAEMRKKHKKNRIANAMAKQAARRPAPRGRGGKSSSELVVGRNSVVEALREGVPASTLYVQQFIDNDERVREALQLAAERGGINLMEAPRPELDRMTNGLNHQGLVLQVPPYEYAHPEDLANAAYDGGEDPLIVALDGVTDPRNLGAVVRSVSAFGGHGVVVPERRAAGMTAGAWKTSAGAAARTPVARATNLTRALEAYKKAGIVVVGLPADGETELGELAALQGPVVIVVGSEGKGLSRLVGETCDFRVRIPMPGGAESLNAGVAAGIVLYEAARRRV; this is encoded by the coding sequence ATGGCCGCGAACAACCGCCGCATGTCCGGCAAGAAGGGCGCGCAGGTCGGCAGTGGCGGCCAGCGGCGCAAGGGTCTGGAGGGCAAGGGCCCGACCCCGCCCGCCGAGATGCGCAAGAAGCACAAGAAGAACCGCATCGCGAACGCCATGGCGAAGCAGGCCGCACGCCGTCCCGCGCCGCGCGGCCGCGGCGGCAAGTCGTCGTCCGAGCTGGTCGTCGGCCGCAACTCGGTCGTCGAGGCGCTGCGCGAGGGCGTGCCCGCGAGCACCCTCTACGTCCAGCAGTTCATCGACAACGACGAGCGCGTCCGCGAGGCCCTCCAGCTCGCCGCCGAGCGCGGCGGCATCAACCTCATGGAGGCCCCGCGCCCCGAGCTGGACCGCATGACCAACGGCCTCAACCACCAGGGCCTGGTCCTGCAGGTCCCGCCCTACGAGTACGCCCACCCCGAGGACCTCGCCAACGCCGCCTACGACGGGGGCGAGGACCCGCTCATCGTCGCCCTCGACGGCGTGACCGACCCGCGCAACCTCGGTGCCGTGGTCCGCTCGGTCTCCGCCTTCGGCGGCCACGGCGTCGTCGTACCTGAGCGCCGCGCGGCCGGCATGACCGCCGGTGCCTGGAAGACGTCCGCAGGCGCGGCGGCCCGCACTCCGGTCGCCCGCGCCACGAACCTCACCCGCGCCCTGGAGGCGTACAAGAAGGCGGGCATCGTGGTCGTCGGTCTCCCCGCCGACGGCGAGACCGAACTCGGTGAGCTGGCGGCCCTGCAGGGCCCGGTCGTCATCGTGGTCGGCAGCGAGGGCAAGGGCCTGTCGCGCCTGGTCGGCGAGACGTGCGACTTCCGCGTCCGCATCCCGATGCCGGGCGGCGCCGAGTCCCTCAACGCCGGTGTGGCGGCAGGCATCGTCCTCTACGAGGCGGCTCGCCGACGCGTCTGA